A genomic region of Antennarius striatus isolate MH-2024 chromosome 16, ASM4005453v1, whole genome shotgun sequence contains the following coding sequences:
- the itgb3a gene encoding integrin beta-3a isoform X1: METLPAVLLLLLSAAAGVLGSNICTSRGVTTCQQCLAVHPSCAWCSQEEFGKGGSGASRCDLKENLLNGGCSNTAVEFPSSSLTIQKNAPLSDKASGNAKDVTQITPQKLHMTLRPGETKRFMVSVKQVEDYPVDLYYLMDLSFSMKDDLARLRTLGNELAVTMGRTTSNLRMGFGAFVDKTMSPYMYTYPPQAVENPCYGINEKCLAQFGFKHVLSLTEKVARFTEEVKNQEVSRNRDAPEGGFDAVMQAVVCTEKIGWRPDASHLLVFTTDAKTHIALDGRLAGIVQPNDGQCHLDKDNIYNKTTILDYPSLALMTEKMSENNINLIFAVTSFVVPLYKEYSQLMPGTTVGTLSDDSGNVIQLIEEAYAKIRSKVELEVLGVPEELNLSFNATCLNGELIPGLKSCSGLKIGDTVSFSVEAQLRSCPKEKSRTFTIKPRGFRDSLEVTVDFACDCACEAKAEVNSSICSNGNGTYECGVCQCYPGRLGPRCECSVEDYSPSDDANCISKAGSPICSGRGDCLCGQCSCHANEFGQVWGKYCECDDFNCLRFKGALCSNHGKCICGFCQCDAGWQGENCNCSTRTDTCMSSIGLLCSGRGNCECGVCQCTQPGAYGKTCEKCPTCPDSCTIKKQCVECQHFQRGSYISDNSCNRICKDEIKIVDAVVFHDTNAVNCSYKDENDCVVHFQYYEDESGKSILFVVKEPECPEGADILVVLLAVAGAILLLGLVGLLIWKLLVTIHDRREFAKFEEERAKAKWDTANNPLYKGATSTFTNVAYRGN; encoded by the exons ATGGAAACTCTCCCGGCggtgcttctcctcctcctgtccgcGGCAGCCGGAGTTTTGG GTTCCAACATCTGCACGTCACGAGGAGTCACCACTTGTCAGCAGTGCTTGGCGGTTCATCCGAGCTGCGCGTGGTGCTCCCAggag GAGTTTGGGAAGGGGGGCTCTGGAGCATCTCGCTGTGACTTGAAGGAGAATCTGCTGAATGGGGGGTGTAGTAACACGGCGGTGGAGTTTCCCTCCAGCTCGCTGACCATCCAGAAGAACGCGCCGCTCAGCGATAAGGCCTCCGGGAACGCTAAAGATGTCACTCAGATCACGCCTCAGAAGCTCCACATGACGCTGAGACCGG GTGAAACCAAGAGGTTCATGGTGTCGGTGAAGCAGGTGGAAGATTACCCGGTGGACCTCTACTACCTGATGGACCTCTCCTTCTCCATGAAGGACGACTTGGCTCGCCTTCGCACGCTGGGCAACGAGCTCGCCGTGACCATGGGCCGCACAACCAGCAACCTCCGCATGGGGTTCGGCGCCTTTGTGGACAAAACCATGTCCCCTTACATGTACACCTACCCTCCCCAGGCGGTGGAGAACCCTTGCTATGG GATTAATGAGAAATGCCTGGCTCAATTTGGTTTCAAGCATGTTCTCTCGCTGACGGAGAAGGTGGCTCGCTTCACCGAGGAGGTGAAGAATCAGGAGGTGTCTAGAAATAGAGACGCCCCGGAGGGTGGATTTGACGCTGTCATGCAGGCTGTGGTGTGCACG GAGAAGATCGGCTGGCGTCCGGATGCGTCGCACCTTCTGGTTTTCACCACCGACGCCAAAACTCACATTGCTCTGGACGGACGCTTGGCTGGAATAGTCCAACCCAACGATGGACAGTGTCACCTAGACAAGGACAACATTTACAACAAAACAACCATCTTG GACTACCCATCCTTGGCGCTCATGACGGAGAAAATGTCGGAAAACAACATCAATTTAATTTTTGCAGTGACCAGCTTTGTTGTGCCTCTTTACAAG GAGTACAGTCAACTCATGCCAGGCACGACTGTGGGAACGCTTTCTGACGACTCCGGGAATGTTATCCAGCTCATTGAGGAGGCTTACGCG AAAATTCGCTCAaaagtggagctggaggtgttGGGAGTACCAGAGGAGCTGAATCTCTCCTTCAACGCGACCTGCCTGAATGGGGAGCTCATCCCTGGGCTGAAGTCCTGCTCCGGCCTCAAGATTGGAGACACG GTATCGTTTAGCGTGGAGGCTCAGCTACGATCCTGCCCCAAAGAGAAGAGCCGCACTTTTACCATCAAACCCCGCGGCTTCAGGGACTCACTGGAGGTGACGGTGGATTTCGCCTGCGACTGCGCCTGCGAGGCCAAAGCCGAAGTCAACAGCTCCATCTGCAGCAACGGCAACGGGACCTACGAGTGCGGCGTGTGTCAGTGTTACCCGGGGCGTCTGGGCCCGCGTTGCGAGTGCTCGGTGGAGGACTACAGTCCGTCCGATGACGCCAACTGCATCTCGAAGGCTGGGAGCCCGATCTGCAGCGGCAGGGGCGACTGTCTGTGTGGACAGTGCTCGTGCCACGCCAATGAGTTTGGTCAGGTGTGGGGCAAATACTGCGAATGTGACGACTTCAACTGCTTGCGCTTCAAGGGGGCGCTGTGTTCCA ACCATGGGAAGTGTATCTGTGGGTTCTGCCAATGCGATGCTGGATGGCAAGGAGAAAACTGTAACTGCTCCACGCGAACGGACACCTGCATGTCCAGCATCGGCCTGCTGTGCAGCGGCCGGGGCAACTGTGAGTGTGGGGTATGTCAATGCACCCAGCCCGGTGCCTACGGGAAAACGTGTGAAAAATGCCCCACCTGTCCTGATTCCTGCACGATTAAAAA GCAGTGCGTGGAGTGTCAGCACTTCCAGAGAGGATCGTACATCAGCGACAACAGCTGCAATAGAATCTGCAAAGACGAAATAAAAATAGTGGATGCAGTGG TTTTCCACGATACCAATGCGGTGAATTGCTCATATAAAGATGAAAATGACTGTGTGGTGCACTTCCAGTATTACGAAGATGAAAGTGGCAAATCCATTCTGTTTGTGGTAAAAGAACCAG AGTGTCCTGAGGGTGCAGACATCTTGGTGGTCCTCTTGGCGGTGGCTGGCGCCATTCTGCTGCTGGGATTAGTGGGCCTGCTCATCTGgaagctgctggtcaccatCCATGATCGCAGGGAGTTCGCCAAGTTTGAAGAGGAAAGAGCTAAAGCCAAATGGGATACG gCTAACAATCCCTTGTACAAAGGAGccacctccaccttcaccaATGTAGCATACAGAGGCAACTAG
- the tcap gene encoding telethonin — MSVCTVLEKHNGVVVGAELSCTIREENKAQRESYSADWHSIRFKTRPEDRQTMNMNDTSRRETLSRQWQARSLTQTCPSGVVRIGTVETGVREHQLLPKRNTLPLPIFTPAELGVRFGRGALHTEEDLQPFPTPDGVCPSKRTVDEITRDLPPVKPTLMEFSKAPKVLGRSMSQEAQRG, encoded by the exons ATGTCGGTCTGTACCGTCCTGGAGAAGCATAACGGCGTTGTGGTGGGAGCCGAGCTGTCCTGCACCATTCGGGAGGAGAACAAGGCTCAGAGGGAGAGCTACAGCGCAGACTGGCATAGCATCAGGTTCAAGACTCGACCCGAGGACAG GCAGACAATGAACATGAACGACACCTCCCGTAGGGAGACTCTGTCTCGGCAGTGGCAGGCCCGTTCACTGACTCAAACCTGCCCATCTGGTGTCGTCAGAATAGGCACGGTGGAAACAGGGGTGAGGGAGCACCAGCTGCTACCGAAGAGAAACACACTCCCCTTGCCCATCTTCACACCAGCAGAACTGGGGGTCAGGTTCGGCCGTGGGGCTCTGCACACCGAGGAGGACCTGCAGCCCTTTCCCACCCCGGACGGAGTCTGTCCCAGCAAGAGAACCGTGGACGAGATCACCAGAGACCTCCCCCCGGTCAAGCCGACCCTCATGGAATTCTCCAAAGCGCCCAAAGTTCTGGGTCGCTCTATGTCCCAAGAGGCCCAGAGAGGGTGa
- the rprml gene encoding reprimo-like protein — MNVSFFDATRDALFNGSHTLAGTLATYSGNDTDNVVTGDGGGSLVLAQDERKLFIMRVVQIAVLCVLSLTVMFGIFFLGCNLMIKSESMINFLVKDRRPSKDVETVMIGLS, encoded by the coding sequence ATGAACGTCTCCTTCTTCGACGCGACCAGGGACGCGCTGTTTAACGGGAGTCACACCCTGGCCGGGACTCTCGCCACATATTCCGGCAACGACACCGACAACGTGGTGACCGGTGACGGCGGAGGCTCCCTGGTGTTGGCACAAGACGAGCGCAAACTCTTCATCATGCGCGTAGTTCAGATCGCCGTGCTGTGCGTGTTGTCGCTCACCGTCATGTTCGGTATATTTTTCCTTGGGTGCAACTTGATGATTAAGTCGGAGAGCATGATCAACTTCCTGGTGAAGGACCGGAGACCCTCCAAAGACGTAGAGACGGTGATGATTGGGCTCAGCTag
- the itgb3a gene encoding integrin beta-3a isoform X2, translated as METLPAVLLLLLSAAAGVLGSNICTSRGVTTCQQCLAVHPSCAWCSQEEFGKGGSGASRCDLKENLLNGGCSNTAVEFPSSSLTIQKNAPLSDKASGNAKDVTQITPQKLHMTLRPGETKRFMVSVKQVEDYPVDLYYLMDLSFSMKDDLARLRTLGNELAVTMGRTTSNLRMGFGAFVDKTMSPYMYTYPPQAVENPCYGINEKCLAQFGFKHVLSLTEKVARFTEEVKNQEVSRNRDAPEGGFDAVMQAVVCTEKIGWRPDASHLLVFTTDAKTHIALDGRLAGIVQPNDGQCHLDKDNIYNKTTILDYPSLALMTEKMSENNINLIFAVTSFVVPLYKEYSQLMPGTTVGTLSDDSGNVIQLIEEAYAKIRSKVELEVLGVPEELNLSFNATCLNGELIPGLKSCSGLKIGDTVSFSVEAQLRSCPKEKSRTFTIKPRGFRDSLEVTVDFACDCACEAKAEVNSSICSNGNGTYECGVCQCYPGRLGPRCECSVEDYSPSDDANCISKAGSPICSGRGDCLCGQCSCHANEFGQVWGKYCECDDFNCLRFKGALCSNHGKCICGFCQCDAGWQGENCNCSTRTDTCMSSIGLLCSGRGNCECGVCQCTQPGAYGKTCEKCPTCPDSCTIKKQCVECQHFQRGSYISDNSCNRICKDEIKIVDAVVFHDTNAVNCSYKDENDCVVHFQYYEDESGKSILFVVKEPASNENSGFW; from the exons ATGGAAACTCTCCCGGCggtgcttctcctcctcctgtccgcGGCAGCCGGAGTTTTGG GTTCCAACATCTGCACGTCACGAGGAGTCACCACTTGTCAGCAGTGCTTGGCGGTTCATCCGAGCTGCGCGTGGTGCTCCCAggag GAGTTTGGGAAGGGGGGCTCTGGAGCATCTCGCTGTGACTTGAAGGAGAATCTGCTGAATGGGGGGTGTAGTAACACGGCGGTGGAGTTTCCCTCCAGCTCGCTGACCATCCAGAAGAACGCGCCGCTCAGCGATAAGGCCTCCGGGAACGCTAAAGATGTCACTCAGATCACGCCTCAGAAGCTCCACATGACGCTGAGACCGG GTGAAACCAAGAGGTTCATGGTGTCGGTGAAGCAGGTGGAAGATTACCCGGTGGACCTCTACTACCTGATGGACCTCTCCTTCTCCATGAAGGACGACTTGGCTCGCCTTCGCACGCTGGGCAACGAGCTCGCCGTGACCATGGGCCGCACAACCAGCAACCTCCGCATGGGGTTCGGCGCCTTTGTGGACAAAACCATGTCCCCTTACATGTACACCTACCCTCCCCAGGCGGTGGAGAACCCTTGCTATGG GATTAATGAGAAATGCCTGGCTCAATTTGGTTTCAAGCATGTTCTCTCGCTGACGGAGAAGGTGGCTCGCTTCACCGAGGAGGTGAAGAATCAGGAGGTGTCTAGAAATAGAGACGCCCCGGAGGGTGGATTTGACGCTGTCATGCAGGCTGTGGTGTGCACG GAGAAGATCGGCTGGCGTCCGGATGCGTCGCACCTTCTGGTTTTCACCACCGACGCCAAAACTCACATTGCTCTGGACGGACGCTTGGCTGGAATAGTCCAACCCAACGATGGACAGTGTCACCTAGACAAGGACAACATTTACAACAAAACAACCATCTTG GACTACCCATCCTTGGCGCTCATGACGGAGAAAATGTCGGAAAACAACATCAATTTAATTTTTGCAGTGACCAGCTTTGTTGTGCCTCTTTACAAG GAGTACAGTCAACTCATGCCAGGCACGACTGTGGGAACGCTTTCTGACGACTCCGGGAATGTTATCCAGCTCATTGAGGAGGCTTACGCG AAAATTCGCTCAaaagtggagctggaggtgttGGGAGTACCAGAGGAGCTGAATCTCTCCTTCAACGCGACCTGCCTGAATGGGGAGCTCATCCCTGGGCTGAAGTCCTGCTCCGGCCTCAAGATTGGAGACACG GTATCGTTTAGCGTGGAGGCTCAGCTACGATCCTGCCCCAAAGAGAAGAGCCGCACTTTTACCATCAAACCCCGCGGCTTCAGGGACTCACTGGAGGTGACGGTGGATTTCGCCTGCGACTGCGCCTGCGAGGCCAAAGCCGAAGTCAACAGCTCCATCTGCAGCAACGGCAACGGGACCTACGAGTGCGGCGTGTGTCAGTGTTACCCGGGGCGTCTGGGCCCGCGTTGCGAGTGCTCGGTGGAGGACTACAGTCCGTCCGATGACGCCAACTGCATCTCGAAGGCTGGGAGCCCGATCTGCAGCGGCAGGGGCGACTGTCTGTGTGGACAGTGCTCGTGCCACGCCAATGAGTTTGGTCAGGTGTGGGGCAAATACTGCGAATGTGACGACTTCAACTGCTTGCGCTTCAAGGGGGCGCTGTGTTCCA ACCATGGGAAGTGTATCTGTGGGTTCTGCCAATGCGATGCTGGATGGCAAGGAGAAAACTGTAACTGCTCCACGCGAACGGACACCTGCATGTCCAGCATCGGCCTGCTGTGCAGCGGCCGGGGCAACTGTGAGTGTGGGGTATGTCAATGCACCCAGCCCGGTGCCTACGGGAAAACGTGTGAAAAATGCCCCACCTGTCCTGATTCCTGCACGATTAAAAA GCAGTGCGTGGAGTGTCAGCACTTCCAGAGAGGATCGTACATCAGCGACAACAGCTGCAATAGAATCTGCAAAGACGAAATAAAAATAGTGGATGCAGTGG TTTTCCACGATACCAATGCGGTGAATTGCTCATATAAAGATGAAAATGACTGTGTGGTGCACTTCCAGTATTACGAAGATGAAAGTGGCAAATCCATTCTGTTTGTGGTAAAAGAACCAG CCAGCAACGAGAACAGTGGATTCTGGTAA
- the mettl2a gene encoding tRNA N(3)-methylcytidine methyltransferase METTL2, with translation MAASHAGDGVEGGSGEIEWTPPVPVPGDDKRPQFGTRFLTDPRQVFQHNAWDNVEWTEEQEASAQKKVLENSQPLPSEKQEEYDSRANEYWNDFYAIHDNRFFKDRHWLFTEFPELAPQHHLNHESHPQVSDTNDHQWNDLDREERREVAPVPRSNGDIPGSSATHRILEVGCGVGNTVFPILKTNNDPGLFVYCCDFSSTAVELVKTNPEYDPGRCFAFVHDLSDAEANYPFPDGTLDVIVLIFVLSALHPNKMQASIGRLARLLKPGGVMLLRDYGRYDMAQLRFKKGRCLSENFYVRGDGTRVFFFTQDELHEMFSKAGLEKVQNLVDRRLQVNRGKQLTMYRVWIQCKYRKAPVQPPETQERTCLA, from the exons ATGGCGGCGTCCCATGCCGGGGACGGAGTGGAGGGAGGCAGCGGCGAAATAGAGTGGACTCCGCCGGTTCCAGTCCCCGGAGACGATAAGCGGCCTCAGTTCGGGACGCGGTTCCTCACGGACCCGCGACAGGTCTTCCAGCACAACGCGTG GGACAATGTGGAGTGGACTGAGGAACAAGAAGCATCTGCTCAGAAGAAAGTCTTAGAAAACAGTCAGCCGTTACCGTCAGAGAAACAAG AGGAATACGACAGCCGCGCAAACGAGTACTGGAATGATTTCTATGCGATCCACGACAATCGTTTCTTCAAAGACCGTCACTGGCTCTTTACGGAGTTCCCAGAGTTGGCACCGCAGCATCACCTCAACCACGAGTCCCATCCACAGGTCTCCGACACCAACGACCATCAGTGGAATGATCTGGATCgagaggaaaggagggaagTTGCACCTGTGCCTCGCAGCAATGGCGACATCCCTGGATCCTCAGCCACACATCGCATTCTGGAG GTCGGCTGCGGTGTTGGGAATACGGTTTTTCCCATACTGAAAACCAACAA CGACCCGGGACTCTTTGTTTACTGCTGTGATTTCTCCAGCACCGCTGTGGAGTTAGTCAAG ACTAATCCAGAATACGACCCAGGGCGCTGCTTCGCCTTTGTTCATGATTTGAGTGACGCAGAAGCTAATTATCCTTTCCCCGATGGAACCCTTGATGTTATAGTGCTAATCTTCGTGTTATCAGCACTGCATCCCAACAA GATGCAGGCGTCCATCGGCAGGTTGGCGCGGCTGCTGAAGCCAGGAGGAGTGATGCTGCTCAGAGACTACGGACGCTACGATATGGCACAGCTCCGCTTTAAGAAAG GAAGATGTCTGTCTGAAAACTTCTACGTTCGAGGTGATGGAACGAGAGTGTTTTTCTTCACTCAAG atgaGCTCCATGAGATGTTCAGCAAGGCAGGACTTGAGAAAGTGCAGAACCTGGTAGACAGGCGACTGCAGGTGAACAGAGGCAAACAGCTCACCATGTACAGAGTGTGGATCCAGTGCAAGTACCGAAAAGCTCCAGTCCAGCCGCCCGAAACGCAGGAGAGAACATGTCTGGCTTGA